The Terriglobus tenax genome contains a region encoding:
- the pqqE gene encoding pyrroloquinoline quinone biosynthesis protein PqqE produces the protein MPPTTRPQSLICEVTHRCPLHCLYCSNPLEMQKADAELDTAAWKRVFTEAAQMGILHLHLTGGEPLARKDLTELIQAGHDAGLYVNMITSGVGMTEARLEALVEAGLEHLQLSFQDVDEARANFIAGTRAHAWKLQLVPLVKRQRLAFTVNLVVHRQNLDRLPEMIALAESLEPNRVEIAHVQYYGWALKNRDLLMPAEEQVQRALPIVEAARQRLKGKIHLDAVLPDYYGSFPKACVGGWGRQMLLIDPAGRALPCHAAGVLPGMEFDNVKEHSLPWIWQQSVAFERFRGETWMPETCKGCERKARDFGGCRCQAFLLTGDVEAIDPVCTYSPQHGLMEELRKPVTADPLPIYRG, from the coding sequence ATGCCTCCGACGACACGGCCGCAATCGCTGATCTGCGAGGTGACGCATCGTTGCCCGCTGCACTGCCTGTACTGCTCCAACCCGCTGGAGATGCAGAAGGCGGATGCGGAGCTGGATACGGCTGCGTGGAAGCGCGTCTTCACGGAGGCGGCGCAGATGGGCATTCTGCACCTGCACCTGACCGGTGGTGAGCCGCTGGCCCGGAAGGACCTTACGGAGTTGATCCAGGCCGGTCACGACGCGGGACTGTACGTGAACATGATCACCTCCGGTGTAGGGATGACGGAGGCCAGGCTGGAGGCGCTGGTCGAGGCCGGGCTGGAGCACCTGCAACTGAGCTTTCAGGATGTGGACGAGGCGCGGGCCAACTTTATTGCCGGAACGCGGGCGCATGCATGGAAGCTGCAACTGGTTCCGCTCGTCAAGCGGCAGCGGCTGGCCTTTACGGTCAACCTGGTGGTGCACCGGCAGAATCTTGACCGGCTCCCGGAAATGATCGCTCTGGCCGAGTCGCTGGAGCCGAACCGCGTGGAGATTGCCCACGTGCAGTACTACGGCTGGGCGCTGAAGAACCGCGACCTGCTGATGCCTGCAGAGGAGCAGGTGCAGCGCGCATTGCCCATTGTGGAAGCGGCGCGTCAGAGGCTGAAGGGGAAGATTCACCTGGATGCCGTACTGCCGGACTACTACGGCAGCTTTCCCAAGGCGTGCGTGGGCGGATGGGGGCGGCAGATGCTGCTGATTGATCCTGCCGGACGTGCTTTGCCGTGCCATGCGGCGGGCGTCCTGCCCGGGATGGAGTTCGACAATGTGAAGGAACATAGTTTGCCGTGGATCTGGCAGCAGTCGGTCGCGTTTGAACGTTTCCGCGGTGAGACGTGGATGCCGGAGACCTGCAAAGGCTGTGAGCGGAAGGCACGCGATTTTGGCGGGTGCCGTTGCCAGGCGTTTCTGCTGACCGGGGATGTGGAAGCCATCGACCCGGTGTGTACCTACAGCCCGCAGCACGGGCTGATGGAAGAGCTGCGCAAGCCGGTGACGGCTGACCCTCTGCCGATTTACCGGGGATGA
- the pqqA gene encoding pyrroloquinoline quinone precursor peptide PqqA has protein sequence MKTWTRPDFKEVSLGCEINCYAPAEI, from the coding sequence ATGAAGACCTGGACCCGCCCTGATTTCAAAGAAGTAAGCCTCGGCTGCGAGATCAACTGCTACGCCCCTGCCGAAATCTAA
- the pqqC gene encoding pyrroloquinoline-quinone synthase PqqC, translated as MSAVMLTPEELRARLQAVGEAKYHHLHPFHLRMHQGELTRGQLQAWALNRYYYQSRIPIKDSLVLAKSDDPAFRRAWRKRIVDHDGDESGYGGVEKWIQLAEAAGVSREDTIACKGVLPAVIFAVDAYLALVRESSLLVAVASSLTELFSRQLISLRMDKMKIHYPYLEPGLAYFVGRLTQAPEDAAFALDYVTKHARNREEQEQVIRALERKCEILWAQLDAIEHAYVVPGTPPPGCFVPKENA; from the coding sequence ATGTCTGCTGTGATGTTGACGCCGGAGGAGCTGCGTGCTCGTCTGCAGGCGGTAGGAGAGGCGAAGTACCACCACCTGCACCCGTTTCACCTGCGCATGCACCAGGGCGAGCTGACGCGTGGTCAACTGCAGGCCTGGGCGCTGAACCGGTACTACTACCAGAGCCGCATTCCCATCAAAGATTCGCTGGTGCTGGCCAAGAGCGACGATCCCGCGTTTCGCCGGGCGTGGCGGAAGCGCATCGTGGACCACGACGGCGACGAGAGCGGCTATGGCGGCGTGGAGAAGTGGATCCAGTTGGCAGAGGCCGCGGGTGTCTCGCGGGAGGACACGATTGCGTGCAAGGGCGTTCTGCCTGCGGTGATCTTTGCCGTGGATGCCTATCTGGCTCTGGTACGCGAGAGCTCTCTGCTGGTAGCTGTTGCGTCCAGCCTGACGGAGCTGTTCTCGCGCCAGTTGATCAGCCTGCGTATGGACAAGATGAAGATTCACTATCCCTACCTGGAGCCCGGGCTGGCCTACTTTGTGGGCCGTTTGACGCAGGCCCCGGAGGACGCTGCCTTCGCCCTGGATTATGTAACGAAGCATGCCCGCAACCGCGAGGAGCAGGAACAGGTGATCCGCGCCCTGGAGCGCAAGTGCGAGATTCTGTGGGCGCAGCTGGATGCGATTGAGCACGCCTATGTGGTGCCGGGCACGCCGCCTCCGGGCTGCTTTGTGCCAAAGGAGAACGCATGA
- a CDS encoding SH3 domain-containing protein, protein MLATVLVLLSGCSRLRPKPKDEYVYVTAKTTYLRDRLAAVSNRTGNVDNGQKLKVLEHQRHYYRVSTDKGESGWINERAVATQDIVDQFEALQKQYARVTVVAKGTVRDDVYLHVKPGRDTEHYYRLNEGDKLSLVTRATLPRPMPGGAPKPKEGEAPAPPPMEDWWLVRSGDRVGWMLSRMMDVDVPDSVARYAEGQRIVGNYILTKVQDDAIEGDDKMVPIFVTLMNSWKAGLPYDYDQVRVFTWNRAKHRYETAFRDRNIQGFLPVEIKTDPGQPSANGRPSASTGPAPAFTYRVLAAENGPVIPDPETGISTPKKLVEKTYRLEGNITRRVLKPGEVAPEEAKASQEEANKAAAKKSVKKRK, encoded by the coding sequence GTGCTCGCCACTGTCCTTGTGCTGCTGTCGGGATGCAGTCGCCTGCGCCCCAAACCCAAGGATGAGTATGTCTACGTTACGGCGAAGACAACCTACCTGCGCGACCGCCTGGCTGCTGTCTCCAACCGCACCGGCAATGTGGACAACGGGCAGAAGCTGAAGGTGCTGGAGCACCAGCGCCACTACTATCGCGTGTCGACCGACAAGGGTGAGAGCGGCTGGATTAACGAACGCGCCGTGGCCACGCAGGACATCGTCGATCAGTTTGAGGCGCTACAGAAGCAGTACGCCCGCGTGACCGTTGTCGCCAAAGGCACTGTGCGCGACGACGTCTACCTGCATGTGAAGCCGGGCCGCGACACGGAGCATTACTACCGCCTGAATGAAGGCGACAAGCTCAGCCTGGTTACCCGCGCCACACTGCCGCGCCCCATGCCCGGTGGCGCTCCCAAGCCCAAGGAGGGCGAGGCTCCGGCTCCACCGCCGATGGAAGACTGGTGGCTGGTGCGCTCCGGCGACCGCGTGGGCTGGATGCTCTCGCGCATGATGGATGTGGACGTGCCGGACTCTGTGGCGCGCTACGCCGAGGGCCAGCGCATTGTCGGCAACTACATCCTCACCAAGGTGCAGGACGACGCGATTGAAGGCGACGACAAGATGGTGCCCATCTTCGTCACGCTGATGAACAGTTGGAAGGCTGGCCTGCCGTATGACTACGACCAGGTGCGCGTCTTTACCTGGAACCGCGCCAAGCACCGCTATGAAACGGCCTTCCGCGACCGCAATATCCAGGGCTTCCTGCCGGTAGAGATCAAGACCGATCCCGGACAGCCTTCGGCGAACGGACGGCCGTCGGCAAGCACCGGCCCTGCTCCTGCCTTTACGTATCGCGTGCTGGCGGCTGAGAATGGCCCGGTCATCCCCGATCCGGAGACGGGTATCTCCACGCCGAAGAAGCTGGTGGAGAAGACCTACCGGCTGGAGGGCAACATCACGCGCCGTGTGCTGAAGCCGGGCGAGGTGGCTCCGGAAGAAGCGAAGGCAAGCCAGGAAGAAGCCAACAAGGCGGCCGCGAAGAAATCGGTGAAAAAGCGCAAGTAG
- the pqqB gene encoding pyrroloquinoline quinone biosynthesis protein PqqB — MLGTAAGGGFPQWNCACALCDLSRRNPVRCTPRLQLQAVVSSGGRNVLLNAGPDLRVQIESTPKLQPQPERGRRNTPVDGIVLTSADLDQVLGLLLMREFQPLRVYATPLVHRVLTANSFFRMMERVPQQLTWITMLPNEPFELLPGVQCTALPMSDELPHYAKSFAEGAEPGQAVVGLVLASSEKKIVYTPAVGEVTDSLYQEYATADVIAVDGTFWSNDELQRAQPGTPLARQIGHVPISGEDGMMASMAGLEKPRRVFVHLNNTNPILDRESGERSAVLAGGWEIAEDGCLL; from the coding sequence TTGCTGGGAACCGCCGCTGGCGGCGGTTTTCCGCAATGGAATTGTGCCTGCGCTCTGTGTGATCTGAGCCGCAGGAATCCCGTACGCTGCACGCCCCGGCTGCAGTTGCAGGCTGTGGTGTCTTCTGGCGGGCGGAATGTTCTGCTGAATGCTGGACCGGATCTGCGGGTTCAGATCGAGTCGACCCCGAAGCTGCAGCCCCAGCCGGAGCGCGGCCGGCGGAACACGCCGGTCGACGGCATCGTATTGACCTCAGCCGACCTGGACCAGGTACTGGGGCTGTTGCTGATGCGCGAGTTCCAGCCGCTGCGTGTCTACGCCACACCGCTGGTGCACCGCGTGCTCACGGCGAACAGCTTCTTCCGCATGATGGAACGCGTGCCGCAACAACTCACATGGATCACCATGCTGCCCAACGAACCGTTTGAGCTGCTGCCAGGGGTGCAGTGCACTGCGCTGCCCATGTCCGACGAGCTTCCGCATTATGCGAAAAGCTTTGCCGAAGGCGCGGAGCCGGGTCAGGCGGTGGTGGGGCTTGTGCTTGCCAGCAGCGAAAAGAAGATCGTCTACACGCCTGCGGTGGGCGAGGTGACGGATTCGCTCTACCAGGAATATGCGACGGCGGATGTGATCGCCGTCGACGGCACCTTCTGGAGCAACGATGAGCTGCAGCGGGCGCAGCCGGGAACGCCGCTGGCACGTCAGATAGGACATGTCCCCATCAGTGGAGAAGACGGCATGATGGCCAGCATGGCGGGGCTGGAGAAGCCGCGCCGGGTTTTTGTACATCTGAACAACACCAACCCCATCCTGGACCGGGAGAGCGGCGAGCGGTCGGCCGTGCTGGCCGGCGGGTGGGAGATCGCGGAGGATGGATGTCTGCTGTGA
- a CDS encoding lactonase family protein: MSFRALRFLLVLPVVLLAGCAGFFPPINGGGSGSGTNIVYVANAGTTSITAFAMSSGALASVSGSPYSLTFTPTAIAVNPANTYLYVGGNGVVYAYAIGTGGVLTAANSGAVVANGNVVSMDISPDGKWLFALDGDGTTVREYSIDGSTGLLTAQTGAAYSYSSTVTVVPKMIKVSPGGSYVMVALGTAGEIVYTLNTTTGVIAESQRLSAPTTTSDNAIAMDKNTAFLFIARSGNAGGLAVFTIGTAGALNIVGGSPFTTGTQANSVVVDNTAKYVYVGNRGDGTISAFSIGTTGALTAISGSPYSSGTTVTALAADSTGKYILAAASGGAPDLGMYAFDTSVLGRIYTVSSTTSAYGPVAVAVTH; encoded by the coding sequence ATGTCGTTTCGAGCGCTGCGCTTTCTGTTGGTCCTGCCTGTGGTTCTGCTGGCGGGGTGTGCCGGGTTCTTTCCTCCCATCAACGGAGGCGGCAGCGGTTCCGGAACCAATATTGTTTACGTGGCCAACGCCGGCACGACGTCCATTACAGCGTTTGCCATGTCGAGCGGAGCGCTTGCCTCGGTCAGCGGATCACCGTACTCGCTGACGTTTACGCCGACAGCCATTGCCGTCAATCCGGCGAACACCTACCTGTACGTGGGCGGCAACGGCGTGGTCTATGCCTACGCCATTGGCACCGGCGGCGTGCTGACGGCGGCCAACAGTGGAGCGGTGGTGGCCAACGGCAACGTGGTTTCCATGGACATCTCCCCGGACGGCAAGTGGCTGTTCGCCCTGGACGGCGACGGCACGACGGTGCGCGAGTACTCCATTGACGGCTCGACCGGCCTGCTGACGGCACAGACAGGCGCGGCGTATAGCTATAGCTCGACGGTGACCGTGGTGCCGAAGATGATCAAGGTCTCTCCCGGTGGCAGCTACGTCATGGTGGCCCTGGGAACGGCCGGAGAGATTGTCTACACGCTGAACACAACCACGGGCGTGATTGCAGAGAGTCAGCGGCTCTCCGCACCGACCACGACCAGTGACAATGCCATTGCCATGGATAAGAACACGGCCTTCCTCTTCATTGCGCGCAGCGGCAATGCAGGTGGGCTGGCGGTGTTCACCATCGGAACGGCCGGAGCGCTGAACATTGTTGGCGGTTCGCCCTTTACCACTGGCACCCAGGCCAACTCGGTGGTGGTCGATAACACGGCGAAGTATGTCTACGTGGGCAACCGGGGAGACGGTACGATCTCCGCCTTCAGCATTGGCACCACCGGAGCGCTGACGGCCATCAGTGGCTCGCCGTATTCCAGCGGAACGACTGTTACGGCGCTGGCGGCCGATTCGACAGGCAAGTACATTCTGGCTGCGGCCAGCGGCGGCGCACCGGACCTGGGCATGTATGCGTTTGATACGTCGGTGCTGGGCCGCATCTACACGGTCAGTTCCACTACCTCAGCCTATGGCCCTGTGGCCGTAGCAGTGACGCACTAG
- the hfq gene encoding RNA chaperone Hfq: MESKPAQNIQDTFLNTVRKDKSPITIYLVSGVKLTGRIRSFDKYSVLLENNSQEQLIFKHAISTVVSGRSTSSHGERPHGAATAHSAHAAVANEPAGA; the protein is encoded by the coding sequence ATGGAATCGAAGCCGGCGCAGAACATCCAGGACACCTTCCTCAACACTGTCCGTAAAGACAAGAGCCCCATCACGATCTATCTCGTTAGTGGCGTGAAACTGACGGGCCGCATCCGTTCCTTTGACAAGTACTCTGTTCTGCTGGAGAACAACAGCCAGGAGCAGTTGATTTTCAAACACGCTATCTCTACCGTGGTCAGCGGTCGCTCTACGTCCAGCCATGGCGAGCGTCCGCACGGCGCAGCAACGGCGCACAGTGCGCACGCTGCTGTCGCGAATGAGCCCGCAGGCGCCTAA
- a CDS encoding DegT/DnrJ/EryC1/StrS family aminotransferase, whose protein sequence is MPNAVPLLDFSREYRVHREEILAALELVADSQKFILGPEVDRFEAAAAEALQAKYAIGCASGTDALWLALAAAGVGPGDEVITTPFSFFASTSAILRAGATPVFADIDPVTFNLSAAAAEAAITPGTRAVLPVHLYGQPVDWDHLQQVADRHKLLLVEDAAQAWGARWKDTPAGALGISAAFSFYPTKNLAAMGDAGLVSTNDPAVADRARALRTHGMRKRYFHDEVGWNARLDSFQAAVLNVRLKYVNEGNAERAQIAENYLHLFQQADLIGTVTLPETLSHAHSAWHQYVIRAPRRDDLRAHLTNHQIGTEIYYPLPIHLQPALEYLGYKHGSLPHTEQAAHEVLALPIFPGLRLEEQELVVQRIAEFYR, encoded by the coding sequence GTGCCGAACGCTGTCCCGTTGCTCGATTTTTCCCGTGAATACCGGGTCCACCGCGAGGAGATTCTCGCCGCCCTGGAACTGGTTGCCGACTCGCAGAAGTTCATCCTCGGCCCCGAGGTCGACCGCTTTGAAGCAGCCGCAGCCGAAGCCCTGCAGGCGAAATACGCCATCGGCTGTGCCAGCGGTACCGATGCGCTGTGGCTGGCCCTTGCCGCTGCAGGCGTTGGCCCGGGCGATGAGGTCATCACCACTCCATTCAGCTTCTTCGCCTCCACCAGCGCCATCCTGCGCGCCGGGGCGACCCCTGTCTTCGCCGACATTGACCCGGTGACCTTCAATCTTTCCGCGGCTGCGGCAGAAGCCGCCATCACGCCGGGGACCAGGGCCGTTCTGCCCGTCCACCTCTACGGCCAGCCGGTGGACTGGGATCACCTGCAGCAGGTCGCCGATCGCCACAAGCTGCTGCTGGTGGAAGATGCGGCGCAGGCCTGGGGAGCACGCTGGAAGGACACGCCTGCCGGAGCGCTCGGAATCTCGGCCGCCTTCAGCTTCTACCCCACCAAGAACCTGGCCGCCATGGGCGACGCCGGCCTGGTCAGCACCAATGACCCCGCCGTGGCCGACCGCGCCCGCGCTCTGCGCACCCACGGCATGCGCAAGCGCTACTTCCACGACGAAGTGGGCTGGAACGCCCGCCTGGACAGCTTTCAGGCGGCCGTGCTGAACGTCCGCCTGAAGTATGTGAACGAGGGCAACGCCGAGCGCGCGCAGATCGCGGAAAACTACCTGCACCTGTTCCAGCAGGCTGACCTGATCGGCACGGTCACGCTGCCGGAGACGCTGAGCCACGCCCACTCAGCATGGCACCAGTACGTCATCCGTGCACCGCGCCGCGACGACCTGAGGGCGCATCTGACCAACCACCAGATCGGTACCGAGATCTATTACCCGCTGCCCATTCATCTGCAGCCGGCACTCGAGTACCTGGGCTACAAGCATGGATCGCTGCCGCACACCGAACAGGCCGCGCACGAGGTCCTGGCCCTGCCCATCTTCCCCGGCCTTCGTCTTGAGGAGCAGGAACTGGTGGTCCAGCGCATTGCAGAGTTCTATCGCTAA
- a CDS encoding PqqD family peptide modification chaperone — MTAETIPQMTPGYRLHPTQDVVLIPEGALELSGPTRDILLLVDGTRSVKQIVHDLAAQYAGVDENEMLGDVIALLGRLAERGVLQG, encoded by the coding sequence ATGACGGCTGAGACGATTCCGCAGATGACGCCGGGGTACCGTCTGCATCCCACGCAGGACGTTGTTCTGATTCCCGAGGGTGCGCTGGAGCTGAGCGGCCCCACGCGGGACATTCTTCTGCTGGTGGATGGCACCCGCTCGGTGAAGCAGATTGTGCACGACCTGGCCGCGCAGTACGCAGGCGTAGACGAAAACGAGATGCTGGGCGACGTGATCGCTCTGCTGGGCCGCCTTGCCGAGCGCGGTGTGCTGCAGGGATAG